The following are encoded together in the Malaya genurostris strain Urasoe2022 chromosome 3, Malgen_1.1, whole genome shotgun sequence genome:
- the LOC131436606 gene encoding phosphatidylserine lipase ABHD16A: MPFYKYLLSPKLFKEYDGTKEAYEPGPLEKYGDQLLTALNLMWSFGYYTSPLLITFLYRRGYFVADSVGTLAKFTTGIGLLVAVSLCMRGIGRSMNLVYIRFAECLESAKRNEKSSEEKNHLRKYDFDFKDWPVDFTVTNNVQRVQVARNKPLWISSLPCQIVAYLAIHSFGIRMIYPGSVRLVQSYIEPMLLQGRTKLITEYGGKRNKVKTSDGNEIDTVFVDNRNKSSNGRTLVICSEGNAGFYEIGIMSTPMDLKYSVLGWNHPGFAGSSGRPYPDQDQNAVDAVLQFALTDLGFTPENIILYGWSIGGYSTLYAASQYPDVKGVILDATFDDVLQLALPRMPESVSNIVKIAVRDYVNLNNTELISQYNGPVLLIRRTEDEIICSEDGNLGTNRGNFLLISMLKHRFPNIFKPDQENLSKEILTKPVECIRNDSDELCLSLLMSYLTDNGNSRSYPIEIGEEYTSEQRDSMAKFLIKKHLHDYKSTHCTPLPGEHFLSPWEIPNDTDFVFT, encoded by the exons ATGCCGTTCTATAAATACCTCCTCTCCCCCAAACTCTTCAAGGAGTACGATGGAACAAAG GAAGCGTATGAACCGGGTCCTCTGGAAAAATATGGAGATCAATTGCTGACAGCT CTGAATTTAATGTGGAGCTTCGGGTACTACacatcgccattgctaattacaTTCCTCTACCGACGGGGTTACTTCGTGGCGGATTCCGTCGGTACACTGGCCAAGTTTACGACTGGCATTGGCTTGCTGGTAGCTGTTTCCCTGTGTATGCGCGGAATCGGTCGTTCCATGAATCTGGTCTACATCCGATTTGCTGAGTGCTTGGAGAGTGCCAAGCGGAACGAGAAAAGTTCCGAAGAAAAGAATCACCTTCGGAAGTATGATTTCGACTTCAAAGATTGGCCAGTAGATTTTACCGTTACAAACAATGT ACAACGGGTGCAAGTGGCACGCAATAAACCACTATGGATCTCATCTTTACCCTGTCAGATTGTGGCATATTTAGCGATTCATAGTTTCGGCATTCGAATGATCTATCCCGGATCCGTACGTTTGGTGCAGAGTTATATTG AACCAATGCTGCTCCAGGGCCGCACCAAACTGATCACCGAGTACGGCGGTAAACGTAACAAAGTGAAAACATCCGATGGGAATGAAATTGATACGGTGTTTGTGGACAACCGCAACAAAAGCAGCAACGGTCGTACGTTAGTTATCTGCTCTGAAGGTAATGCTGGCTTTTACGAGATCGGTATTATGTCGACTCCGATGGATTTGAAATACTCAGTGCTGGGATGGAATCACCCTGGTTTTGCTGGAAGTAGC GGTCGTCCATATCCAGATCAAGATCAGAATGCAGTGGACGCAGTACTACAGTTTGCATTAACTGATCTAGGGTTCACTCCCGAAAACATCATACTGTATGGTTGGAGTATTGGAGGCTACTCGACGCTGTATGCCGCTTCACAGTACCCGGATGTGAAGGGAGTTATTCTAGATGCTACATTTGATGATGTTCTTCAACTGGCACTACCCCGGATGCCGGAAAGTGTTTCCAACATCGTAAAGATAGCCGTTAGAGACTATGTTAATCTGAATAATACCGAACTGATCTCGCAGTACAACGGTCCCGTTTTGTTGATTAGACGCACGGAAGACGAAATCATTTGCTCAGA AGATGGTAATTTGGGAACGAACCGCGGTAACTTTCTGCTGATTAGCATGCTTAAGCATCGTTTCCCAAACATTTTCAAACCGGACCAAGAAAACCTATCAAAAGAAATATTAACGAAACCCGTTGAATGTATTAGAAATG actCAGATGAACTTTGCCTGTCGCTGTTGATGTCCTATTTGACGGATAATGGAAACTCGCGAAGTTATCCCATTGAGATTGGAGAGGAATATACCAGTGAGCAACGAGATTCCATGGCCAAGTTTTTG ATAAAAAAACATCTGCACGACTACAAGTCTACTCACTGCACCCCACTTCCCGGGGAGCACTTTCTGTCTCCATGGGAAATCCCGAATGACACCGATTTTGTTTTCACATAA
- the LOC131435516 gene encoding NF-X1-type zinc finger protein NFXL1 has product MVYRNRNNHKNSAQRSSNPWHQNPTAEPASNNQRPKTVTGKKSSKTTADNDENFLKQSEEKFNQAHRKHVESAKKYTQQYESSEDEDEGDTASQEILGTVLKNYTGYGGDIDKTQEYLQNLLESRSAVCLICIGAVKRADSIWSCRNCYTFFHLLCIQRWANDSVSLKRISHEQQEGYYNNRGEYVPKPALYVHWDCPKCRKEYEPVDIPRHYECFCSKEQNPQNHLWLIPHSCGETCQKRLVPDCGHSCVLLCHPGPCPPCPQTISISCKCGQSAPKTIRCSQRSWTCLKTCKQKRNCGIHECGKVCHSADECPPCQSRSKQKCLCGSKTKEVNCSESDWQCGKVCGNKFACGLHSCEKNCHSGSCGECPQGLPRTCPCGKTSTVASCSEEIGTCGDTCQKFLECQVHRCSERCHPGQCGQCLELIKKSCRCGYMSKEVACHKQLSCETKCKNIRSCNKHPCNRKCCDGDCPPCDKLCGKTLPCGKHKCSSLCHHGPCFPCNLKAQVKCRCGGTTVDVPCGREKKIGSPKCRLPCRIHSKCHHTNPHSCHQGECPPCQQVCALVNDSTKCEHLCGAKCHDAVRVVTKDKNHKPVGPWDVPMEIVEIKKLPHPQCEVKVPVTCIGGHETSLWPCYNSKPATCGRACGRALRCGVHTCPLPCHTVKKINSTEQDPKCQSCHVGCVIPRPTGCVHPCKRPCHPPPCNPCQVPTKTACHCGLTQIFYKCHEFYDDDTKTENDWKQFRESLLSCGQKCIKNFPCGHRCTYTCHSGDCPNPETCSRKVKVTCVCRNRKMDVNCDGSKGKGKTLPCDESCEVFKEAKTRELTEIERQQKEQEEAENQRALEEYEKKFGRKKYRERKRVHVEETKDSKWLVYVLISSGVLLAAVFAYFMISN; this is encoded by the exons ATGGTTTATCGCAACCGTAACAATCACAAAAACTCGGCACAACGTTCCAGCAATCCGTGGCATCAGAATCCGACCGCGGAACCAGCTAGTAATAACCAGCGGCCGAAAACAGTAACTGGGAAAAAGTCTAGTAAAACAACAGCTGATAATGATGAAAATTTTCTGAAGCAATCAGAGGAAAAGTTCAACCAAGCCCATCGGAAACATGTGGAATCGGCTAAGAAGTACACCCAACAATACGAATCTAGCGAGGATGAAGACGAAGGGGACACCGCATCGCAGGAAATACTGGGTACTGTGTTGAAGAATTATACTGGGTATGGGGGAGACATCGACAAAACgcaagaatatctgcaaaacctGTTGGAATCTCGTTCAGCGGTTTGTTTGATTTGTATCGGAGCAGTGAAACGAGCAGATTCGATTTGGTCCTGCAGGAATTGTTACACCTTTTTTCATCTGTTGTGCATTCAGCGCTGGGCTAACGACAGCGTGTCTTTGAAACGCATCAGCCACGAGCAGCAGGAAGGTTACTACAACAACCGGGGAGAGTATGTCCCTAAGCCGGCTCTTTACGTTCACTGGGATTGCCCAAAGTGCCGCAAGGAATACGAACCGGTGGACATTCCGAGACACTATGAATGCTTCTGCAGTAAGGAACAGAATCCTCAGAATCACTTGTGGTTGATTCCGCATTCTTGCGGAGAGACATGTCAGAAACGATTGGTACCGGACTGCGGCCACAGCTGTGTGCTGCTCTGTCATCCCGGGCCGTGTCCACCATGTCCCCAGACAATCAGCATCTCCTGCAAGTGTGGTCAATCTGCACCGAAAACTATTCGATGTTCACAACGAAGCTGGACATGTCTTAAAACG TGCAAACAAAAACGCAACTGCGGTATTCACGAGTGTGGCAAAGTATGCCATTCGGCAGACGAGTGTCCCCCGTGTCAAAGTAGAAGTAAGCAAAAATGTCTTTGTGGTAGTAAAACTAAGGAGGTGAATTGTTCGGAGTCAGACTGGCAGTGCGGCAAAGTGTGTGGCAACAAGTTTGCCTGTGGATTACACTCCTGCGAAAAAAATTGCCACAGCGGCAGCTGTGGCGAGTGTCCACAGGGTTTACCAAGAACGTGCCCATGTGGAAAGACCAGTACCGTTGCATCTTGCTCGGAGGAAATTGGAACTTGCGGTGATACGTGTCAGAAGTTCCTTGAATGTCAGGTTCATCGCTGTAGCGAACGATGTCATCCGGGCCAATGCGGTCAGTGTTTGGAACTGATCAAGAAATCCTGTCGATGTGGTTATATGAGTAAGGAAGTGGCTTGCCATAAACAGCTAAGCTGTGAAACGAAATGCAAGAACATCCGTAGTTGCAACAAACATCCGTGCAACAGAAAATGCTGCGACGGTGATTGTCCGCCGTGCGATAAATTGTGTGGGAAAACATTGCCTTGTGGCAAACACAAATGCAGTTCGCTCTGTCATCATGGTCCGTGTTTTCCGTGTAACCTGAAGGCACAGGTCAAATGTAGATGCGGTGGTACTACAGTGGATGTTCCGTGCGGACGTGAAAAGAAAATTGGTTCACCCAAGTGTCGACTACCGTGTCGCATTCATTCCAAGTGTCACCACACGAATCCTCATAGCTGCCACCAGGGCGAATGTCCTCCCTGCCAGCAGGTTTGTGCATTGGTAAACGATTCCACCAAGTGTGAGCATCTTTGCGGGGCAAAATGTCACGATGCGGTGCGCGTCGTTACGAAGGATAAGAACCATAAACCGGTCGGACCGTGGGATGTACCGATGGAAATT GTCGAGATCAAAAAACTTCCTCATCCTCAGTGTGAGGTGAAGGTTCCCGTTACGTGTATTGGAGGTCACGAAACATCACTGTGGCCATGTTATAACTCTAAACCGGCCACGTGTGGACGTGCTTGCGGTCGAGCACTGCGATGTGGAGTTCACACGTGTCCCCTGCCATGTCATACGGTAAAGAAGATCAATTCCACAGAGCAAGATCCAAAGTGTCAATCGTGTCACGTGGGGTGCGTGATTCCAAGGCCAACCGGGTGCGTTCATCCCTGCAAACGACCATGCCATCCACCACCATGTAATCCCTGTCAGGTCCCAACGAAAACCGCTTGCCACTGTGGTTTAACACagattttctacaaatgtcacGAGTTCTATGACGATGACACAAAAACCGAAAACGACTGGAAACAGTTCAGGGAATCTCTGCTCAGTTGTGGTCAGAAATGTATCAAGAAT TTCCCCTGTGGTCACCGGTGCACGTACACCTGCCACTCAGGTGATTGTCCCAACCCGGAGACGTGCAGTAGGAAAGTCAAGGTAACGTGCGTATGTCGCAACCGTAAAATGGATGTTAACTGCGACGGATCCAAAGGTAAAGGCAAAACATTGCCTTGTGACGAAAGCTGTGAAGTCTTCAAAGAAGCCAAAACTCGAGAACTTACCGAAATTGAACGCCAGCAGAAGGAACAGGAGGAAGCAGAAAATCAACGCGCTCTGGAAGAATACGAGAAAAAGTTTGGCCGTAAGAAATACCGCGAAAGAAAACGAGTTCATGTGGAGGAGACCAAAGATAGCAAGTGGTTGGTTTACGTACTGATATCGAGCGGAGTTCTTCTGGCTGCAGTGTTTGCATATTTCATGATATCCAATTAG
- the LOC131435517 gene encoding uncharacterized protein LOC131435517, with the protein MGSFIRETSLSKAGQLSDGLQMNRHNLSTFGIEKTREELAQESSPWFVNFQDPFELYRVQPSYIWCQVAFIIGALFSLIHACKRGGRWPYLLLGALCHGLVVELITYYVPSIDNFWHSKTPIDFFGHRLPLYIICLYPVYYYQANYAVSKLHLKCRWSEHMAAGLLVVLIDFPYDIVSVKFVHWTWHDTDPNIADRHYWVPWNSYYFHATFAFAFSFLFHNVRKWIDRRPLERWQAGTVKAELAAVLAVAFLSFPGGALLFIPLYHPFHDFFNVPTEVTCVTLLFVFLTVLWKFDRKSNRRLPEKLDVTGRALMFHLILHYAAFFAMVVFLNPEDVVAAGLHENVGDCQAKTPVHTVLKTLEKRTFLCVDDYDEKYFDFHCLDKPPKDGAYWYTICGTPFENRAEYVLVLSLISFVAFMVFRTIHIDYDVRFDIYDLVRKPKKTRSEGKKNK; encoded by the exons ATGGGTTCATTCATTCGTGAAACGAGCTTATCAAAAGCCGGACAGCTTTCGGACGGTTTACAAATGAATCGTCATAATTTAAGCACCTTTGGTATAGAAAAAACGCGTGAGGAACTTGCTCAG GAATCCTCGCCATGGTTTGTCAACTTCCAGGATCCGTTTGAATTATACCGCGTCCAACCGAGCTACATCTGGTGCCAGGTTGCCTTCATAATCGGGGCATTGTTCTCTCTGATTCATGCCTGCAAACGTGGCGGTCGGTGGCCATATCTCCTTTTGGGAGCTCTCTGTCATGGATTGGTCGTTGAACTTATCACCTACTATGTACCGAGCATCGATAACTTTTGGCACTCGAAAACCCCAATAGATTTCTTCGGGCACCGATTACCGCTGTACATTATTTGTCTTT ATCCAGTGTACTATTATCAAGCAAATTATGCCGTATCTAAGCTGCATCTGAAATGTCGATGGTCGGAACACATGGCTGCCGGTCTGTTGGTCGTACTGATCGACTTTCCGTACGACATTGTCAGTGTAAAATTCGTACACTGGACTTGGCATGATACCGATCCCAACATTGCGGATCGTCACTACTGGGTCCCATGGAATTCGTACTATTTTCATGCCACGTTTGCTTTCGccttttcgtttctgtttcacAATGTGAGAAAGTGGATTGACCGTCGCCCCCTGGAACGATGGCAAGCCGGGACAGTTAAAGCCGAGCTCGCAGCTGTTCTGGCCGTTGCCTTCCTGTCGTTCCCCGGCGGGGCTTTGCTGTTCATACCGCTGTATCATCCCTTCCATGACTTTTTCAATGTGCCAACCGAGGTGACTTGCGTTACGCTGCTGTTCGTTTTCCTGACCGTGCTATGGAAGTTCGATCGGAAGAGCAATCGACGGTTGCCAGAAAA ACTGGATGTGACGGGTCGTGCATTGATGTTTCACCTGATTCTGCACTACGCGGCCTTCTTTGCGATGGTCGTTTTTCTGAATCCCGAAGACGTAGTGGCGGCTGGACTACACGAAAACGTCGGTGATTGCCAAGCGAAAACTCCGGTCCATACGGTGCTGAAAACGCTCGAGAAACGCACCTTCCTGTGTGTCGACGATTACGATGAAAAGTACTTTGATTTTCACTGTTTGGATAAACCACCGAAAGATGGAGCCTATTGGTACACTATCTGCGGTACTCCATTTGA AAACAGAGCCGAATATGTACTTGTGTTGTCGTTGATTTCTTTCGTGGCGTTCATGGTCTTCCGGACGATTCACATTGATTACGACGTACGGTTCGATATTTACGATCTAGTACGCAAACCAAAGAAAACCCGATCGGAAGGTAAAAAGAACAAATAA